A window of the Henckelia pumila isolate YLH828 chromosome 3, ASM3356847v2, whole genome shotgun sequence genome harbors these coding sequences:
- the LOC140890903 gene encoding transcription factor TCP4-like codes for MGERSHRHQSSSSRLGLQNINGGEVVEVQGGHILKSIGRKDRHSKVCTAKGPRDRRVRLAAHTAIQFYDVQDRLGYDRPSKAVDWLIQKAKTAIDELEELPAWNPTICTSEQEEKIGEEQQHELHQANLVISNVSGHSSKRGLLGSEEEQQDLHQVNEQNLTFLPTNLDTGSFADSITSFPMAASAQSSSLSMEFQSFPVPNFLPRNSSHSQDLRLSLQSFQDPVLLHHHNQQRHQDPNHHTEQAQVLLSGIPLGFDGTNDWPEHQQQQLAELIRLQRLPPAWNTGGDPGSASGGAAVATRSLFNSPQPLLQQLLGQSQNFSQRGTLQSSNTPSFRAWMDPSTTSMASAEHIHQHPHYPAVVPMYPSGIGFASGVGGFSGFCIPARIRGDVEEQDGCSDKPSSAPPDSHR; via the coding sequence ATGGGGGAGAGAAGCCATCGCCACCAATCGTCGTCATCGAGATTAGGCTTACAAAACATTAATGGAGGCGAGGTTGTAGAGGTGCAAGGAGGCCACATTCTCAAGTCTATCGGCAGAAAAGACCGCCACAGTAAAGTTTGTACAGCCAAAGGACCCAGAGACCGCCGTGTGCGGCTGGCGGCGCACACGGCCATCCAGTTTTATGACGTACAAGACCGCCTCGGGTACGACCGTCCTAGCAAGGCTGTGGATTGGCTCATCCAGAAGGCTAAAACCGCCATTGATGAGCTCGAGGAGCTTCCTGCCTGGAATCCCACCATCTGTACTTCTGAGCAAGAAGAAAAGATTGGAGAAGAGCAACAACATGAGCTCCATCAGGCTAATTTGGTGATTAGTAATGTCTCTGGTCATTCTAGTAAAAGGGGGCTGCTGGGAAGTGAAGAAGAGCAGCAGGACTTGCATCAAGTGAATGAACAAAATCTCACCTTTTTGCCGACAAATTTGGACACTGGTTCCTTTGCTGATTCCATCACTTCCTTTCCAATGGCTGCTTCTGCTCAATCCAGTTCATTATCTATGGAGTTTCAGAGCTTCCCAGTTCCTAACTTTCTGCCTAGAAACAGTAGCCACAGCCAAGATTTGAGGCTCTCTTTGCAGTCGTTTCAAGATCCAGTTTTGCTCCACCACCATAACCAGCAGCGGCATCAGGATCCCAACCACCACACAGAACAAGCACAAGTTTTATTGAGCGGAATTCCGTTAGGATTCGACGGAACCAACGATTGGCCCGAACACCAGCAGCAGCAGCTGGCAGAACTCATTCGCCTCCAGAGGCTTCCTCCGGCTTGGAACACCGGTGGAGATCCCGGGAGTGCAAGTGGTGGAGCAGCGGTCGCTACTCGATCCTTGTTTAATTCGCCTCAGCCGTTGCTGCAACAGCTGCTAGGCCAAAGTCAAAACTTTTCACAGAGGGGAACCCTTCAGTCCAGTAACACACCTTCGTTTCGTGCATGGATGGACCCATCAACCACTTCAATGGCATCTGCTGAACACATTCACCAGCATCCCCATTATCCAGCAGTTGTGCCTATGTATCCGTCGGGCATCGGATTTGCCTCAGGAGTAGGTGGCTTCTCTGGGTTCTGTATTCCTGCACGAATTCGGGGTGACGTAGAGGAGCAAGATGGCTGTTCGGACAAGCCATCCTCTGCTCCTCCTGATTCTCACCGCTAA